From the Helianthus annuus cultivar XRQ/B chromosome 17, HanXRQr2.0-SUNRISE, whole genome shotgun sequence genome, the window aactcttaAAGAGTTAACCGTATAATATTAACATATTATTGATTTCGTTTCGAGATAAACGCACCCCTTGTTACATGATAACCATTTTATGCATCACATGTTAAACATTATGTACAAATGTATTATTTGTATTGTTCGGTTCATTTTCTtcattatgtgtgtatttatagTGTGTTTTGTGTGTGTGCAGGTTCTGGATTTGTGTCTCAAGACCTCTATTTCCATGGATTCTTCAGTGCCTCCATTAAACTTCCTGCAGATTATACAGccggtgttgttgttgctttttatGTGAGTTCTTTGTTAGAAAAATAACCACTGTTTTGTATCCACTGATTAGGAACCACTGATTAGAAACCACTGATCTGTTTGATAAACTACTGATCAGTTTGACTAACCACTGATGAACTTAACTACTGATCAGTTTAAGCACTGATCAGTCTAACCGTTGATCAACCACTGTCTATTAGAAGCAGTGGCAAGTTGAAACAGAACCACTGATGAGAACAGCGGTTAGAGAAGATTACAAATAGAAGTAAAAAGAAACAGTAAACGATTTaaccgggcttgtgtttgacacaattcccttaaacagattcgccgtctgttcccagggtacgccggttcGAAACAGCACCGAGCGCTGCCGGACTTGAACACTTGCCTGAAAAATAAACCGGAGAATGCTGCAGAGAGATCGAGAGAAGAGATTGTTTTTCGGTGTGTATTACTGTGTTGGTCTGTATTGGGTTTTATAGGCACAGATCATAACTGATTCTGGCCTCATCATTGCAGAGAATTAAAGCTATTCGGTTTCAAAACTTATGCATCATCATTGCAGAGAATTAACTCACATAATGGCTCAGCGGTTTCGAAACTGAATAGTATAATGGTTCTCATTAAAACTGAAAAATTTCAGTTATAAAAAATAATTAGTCAGTCTCGAGTGCAAAAACTGTCTCCCGCGAgcccgggttttcggagctgcattcgtgtccgcaggacgtgcgggcgtacacgagttcaactaaatccggttccattttttgcaccccccctgcgtgcgcgcgggtaggacttgtggtaaaacatgtcataagactTCAAAGGCTTCATTAAGGTTTCTCCTTATATATAGCCTATCTTTTCATTCCCACACCGATGTGGGACAAAGTGAATTACCCACttgagactttcattcacacTAGACTTCCAACATTCTTTTCTTAaatttagggctgtaaacgaaccgaacgttcagcgtacagttcgtgaaccgttcggcgggaagttcgtttatgtccgtttgtttaataaacgaacgaacatgaacaagaaattttgttcgattagttaaatgaacgaacatgaacagaggtctccttcgttcaattgtgttcatgaacgttcggtaaggtgttcctgaacatgttcatgaacattcgttcatttgcgtttgtttatgttcatatgtttgtgttttaattgaatatttttgtactttcatatattttatctataatttttatattattaaacttttatttattttattaccctgacaattaaactaggaaaccctctttcaccttgtttatgcaccatttctctttcatttctcattatttacatcggcgaatacGGTCGACCTCCCTTCCACAATAAGGGTTTCAGGTTCCAGTGCTACTCTCTGAGCCATCtacctttatccttcgtcgcgtttgCCAAATTTATTTGTTTTCGTGAACCGtgcgcgaacacgctcatttccttaatgaacgaacacgaacataaaatctcgttcgataagtgttcatgaaccgttcgtgaacacatttatttccttaacgaacctcgtgttcgttcggttcatttacagccctacttaaatttttttaaattagttttaTCTTTGTTATATTGTTGActtgattttgtttgtttttatatataattgaGTTCATAAATTGACGGTCTATAAAttgattttatttattttcaaGACCAGAAAGAAAATATTagaaatatgaaaaaaaaaaaaaagttgatgagCATTATAAGCTAACTTTATATTCGATGAACATTATAAGCTAACTTTATATTCTAAAAAAGTAGAAAAGAATAAATAATAAAGGTGAGGGACCGTTCGGTTTAAACAGTCAATTTCAAGTTTTAAACCATGAATAGAACCGTTAAACCTAATTTTTAAACCGTTAACTGGTTGAATAGATGATTTACTTAACGGTTTAATTGTTTGTAGTGTTTTGAATGTGCATTCAATTAATGTTTTGTCTAACCCATGGTATACTCATCTAGTGGTATGGTGTCTGCCTCGCGAGAGGGGcttgaaaaaaaatgtttttgcCTTTTTGTCATTGCTAAAGTTTGATAAAAATTGATAGAAGTGAATTTTTTTTGCTGCTCATTGCTTGATAATTATTTCTTAATTTCTTCATTCACATTCAATATTAATGAATACTTTCACCCAAAATCACTACTTTTGATGAGTTATTCTCTTATTTAAATCAAAATTTTGTCCAAGTGTTTTTATCTTTCTTACACCATATGTAGTGGGGCTTGAACTTCAAGCCCCTCCTTTCGACATGTGGCTCCTAGTCAGCAAAGGTGTTTGAAGTTAAATAGtggtgtagtggtataatgccTCTTGCAATGATTAGATATTGAAATTGaattaacataaaaaaattaaaaaaaaaacccataaaAAATGTTCCATTGGCCATTCTCTCTTCAATCAGGCGTGTTTAAGGAAACGCCCAACAaaaaaacccatcaaaaaggcccCGGGGGCGGTGAGGCAGGCGTGATGGGGCGTTTATGGGGAATAAAACGCCCTATACCCCTTCCACTACGGGTGATCTTATAATTAGCTTGGAATCACATACAAAATTCGATTCCTGATGTCTGTATTGCAATTCAAATGAATTGTTAGAAGGATATTCAAAAATCAAAATATCTAACTTCATATATTAACACTTTTCAACTCTAAAATCTAAATAATGACTTCTTTTAAATAAGCCCCTGGTTAGCCAATTTGTTAAACTAGTCGTGTTCGAGTTAACCTATTTATTGAACGAGTCGTGTTCAGATATATCTATTTAATAAACGAGTCGAGTTATTAATTGTTGTCGTCCCTGCTCTATATAGAACAATAAAACAAttaaatttatgttattattatttttatcattATTAGTATCTTTGTTATTAATTATTGCAGATGTCAAATGGAGATATATTTGAGAAGAATCATGATGAAATTGATTTTGAGTTTCTGGGTAATATTAGAGGAAAAGAATGGAGAATTCAGACGAATATTTACGGAAATGGAAGCACAGTTGTTGGTAGAGAAGAAAGATATGGTCTTTGGTTTGATCCTACCGATGATTTCCATAGATATAGCATCCTTTGGACTCACACTCACATCATGTAAGTTATTTACCAACTATCCAAGTTCGTTTTTGGTCATTTAATACGTTTATTTTGCGCTTCACAAGCTACGAATAGGGTGTAAACGAGTCAAGCGCTCATTAGTGACTCAAGATGTTAAATTCTTGAACCGAGCTGAACTTAGACGAGTTTGTCAAGCTCAGGCCTAAATTGGATCTACTTGAGTCTGAGATTCACTCATCGAGCTTGATTCAGCCATAACCATAACGAGCCTAAAATTTCAAAGAAAATAGTAGTATTTATGTATATAGTGATTgcaataaatatataaataaatattacTAAAGGTgatttttgttaacttttttttttttttttgctttaaaAAAAAGATGTTTTTGGCTAGCTTACATTCTTTCTGCCAAAagttttttttcttgtttttttttcacATTTCTGGATTTGTCTCATGCACTTACTTTGATGGAAACAACTTTAAAAAGATGTTGAAATGACACCACTTGTTTCAATATGATCATCATGTGATTATATATTTTTTACATGACTAGTGATGTAGTGGTAGTCGCGAGTATTAAGTTTCACTTATGTTGGGTCTGGATGAGTTTTCTCCTTTAGGTCTCAAGTTTGAGTTTGAATAATAGAtgtttctcattgaggggttaaattggggatctattgtgcggGGGGCTCTCTAGCGCGAACCCgattaagacaacgtatgctagacctcccgacattcgcgaataattcacgccttttgaaaaaaatatttttacaattTAATATTCCATATTTTTTTTCTGGAAAACTATTTAATAATCATTTTTAGTGTGTCTAGACATTCATTTTTAAGTATATTTATACATAAGTATATTTATACACTAGTGTTCATTTCATACTGGTTCTTCCCTCTACAATCacaaaacacattcttatatctTACAAATACAAAGACATGTACAGTAGATAATTTTAAATAggttttttttcttttggttACTTTTTGAAAAGAATTAATACAAGAGAGTctattaaaagttttttttttagtttttttttccctgtaactattttttattataattattataatattttattgttATAATTTCTTTTGAGTAGATTCgttttttgttttataacttaAAAATATGATATTTCTTAAATCTACGCTTAGACAtgaaatttatattaaaaatcaAGTTGTATACAGTAACATAAAGTGATGTCGTTTACCATTTTCATTATCTAAGGAATATAATATAATACGATGTTTTATAAGCCGTTTACCCTATTCGTTATTTGAGTAATATAATATAACGTTTAATAAAATCTTGAATGTACCATTGCAACATGTTTAGTTTTATCTAtgatttcatgaaattttaaTTCAAACAAACATCCATCGATACCGGTGTTATATTCAGTTTTATGGTTTTCTCAGTATGGTGATACAAAATTCGTTGAGGTATATATATAGCTACACCGtttaccttttttttttgttacctGAGTAATATAGTATAAAATTTTGAATACACTATTGCaacatgcttatttttatctgATAAAACTTTTAATTGAACGAGTAAATATagttaactttttttttgttctttaccGTGACGGATCTGACCAATACTGTTCGAACTACATCGGTACCAGTATTGTATTCTTTTTTATGGTTTTCTTGACATAAGTGTATAAAAGTGATTGAATATAAAGTTCTATTGGCAATCAAGTTTTTTTACCATATACAATAGTGAATGCCAGTGATGGAACCGATGCTCCGCCGAACAACATTGACACTTGTACCGGTATTTGTTTCTATATATAGTTTTCGATAATTGTAAAAATGTGTTAATATCCttttagatttatatcttttGGTTACAATACCAAGTACAAATATCACACTGATGCTTTAACGAACCTAAAAATGCACTCACCACCTTTTTACGAGATAACCCGCCGCGTAGCGCGGGTATCTCACCTAGTTATCTTATATTTTGGATATCTACTTTATCTTTAGGTATAATAGACATGCCTTGATGTATATAAATCCAACCAATATTTTTACTTATCTTTATAGACATGTGAAAAATTTGTACCTTATCTACTAAAACTTTCTTAAAAAGCTGGTTAGGTTTGTGCGTTTCAATAAATTTATGATGATACGGGGAGATAAAATCAATACATAGCTATTTAGGTAAGTCTCCAAAAATGTtcattttttatgattttctttaTATTTAACACGGGGAAATTTCATATATTCTCTTTTAAACTTGCATAATTAGGTTAGAACAATTCATGAGGATGATGGTGATTTTGTATAATGCATTCCTAAGATGTCATGATATCATAATGTCTTTGGAACATTACATGATGATGATAATGTGGTATGTCAAGTACTTTATGGGTTGCTATGGAATATGTTGATGTACCCAAATGGCAAATGGTCCACACTCCATACCATGATATAATTTATTTACCATTTAAAGCTGCTGGAATAATTGTGTTAGTGGTAAATTGTATGATGTAATAGATATATTGATTAGCTTTTCATGTAGCAATAGTGACACCTCTCTGCCTAACTTCAATTATATATCATCACCTGCATCTGCCACTATTCAATGTTTGCTCATTCCTATAAAAGAAAGGGTAGATTGGTAATTTTCTCATCTTTTTAAATTCTGAAAACATGTAACCAACTTTATTTTGATTTAATCATTTATGGTAGTCTTTTAAGTTAACCCGTTTTCCGCGCATGGTTAAAGCTATGACATGTTTGTTATCATGCGTATCGTTTGAACGCATAACCTGGTTAGATTACTCTAGACCGTAAACTCTTTTGAGTTTGCGTTTCTTAACAAAACTTTTGATTTTTGTCAAAAAAAATCACTATCTGCATACATAATTGGAATGTGAAGTGAATATTATTTGTCAATTTTTTTATTAGAATGCGTCTGgaaattgttattttttttttgtttagattTTATGTTGACGATGTCGCCATCAGAGAGATCAAAAGAACGGAATCTATGGGCGGAGATTTCCCTTCAAAGCCGATGACTTTATATGCAACGATATGGGATGCTTCCGAGTGGGCTACAAATGGTGGCAAATACAAGGTAAATTACAAATACGCCCCTTATATTGCCGAGTTTTCCAACTTTATCCTCCATGGATGCGCGGTGGACCCCATTGAGCTCACATCATTCAAATGTGAAACCACACCAAACCTTAACACAGTCCCAACTGGTATCACACCCTCACAAAGGGCGAAAATGGAAAGTTTTAGGAAAAAACATATGCAATATTCGTATTGTTATGATAAAATTAGGTACAAAACGCCACCCTCCGAGTGTGTGTTTAACCCTAAAGAGGCTAAGAGGTTGAAGAAGTTTGACCCGGTAACATTTGGTAGCGGCCACAACCACCACCATGGGAAGAGATACCGTAGGAGTCGGAGCCCGACTCAGTCTATTTGAAGATGGTTATGATTTGTCAATGCTTCTATTAGTGTCTTTCCTTTTTTTAGTTGCTTGTTTTGTTGATCTGTTGTTTAGTTTTACGTGATGTGACAAAGTGGTTAGAAAGCATATAAATTGTTTGTGATAACTATTAGGGGAAATAAATGTCTCACACATAATATATTTTATGTTCTTAAGGGTATTTTATTAATCGTCTTgattatattaaataaaagttttaaattaattttttttatgttgatTTTAATAACGTCTTACATATTTTTCTTTGCATCTGCACACCCATCGTAGCGTGCGGGGAGTTATCATTACTACTAAACTTTTATCTAAATCGATATAGCAAAATGTGCAACATCCGGCCCTCGTATCAACCATTATTGTTTCTTTTACCTTATGTAACTTTGTAATTATAAACACGTTTAATTATATAGTTTTCCATGAATCCACAACTAGAGGTGTGAATCCGGGACACCACATGAACCTATGGAACTATGGGTGTTATCTCTTCACAACTTCAAAAATATTAAAATTGAATGAATGATATCAAAtaaaactagtttaatacccgtccgatGGACGGGTTACGTTAACATCGTAACAAACAAAGCTAATCTATATTAAGTGTACACAAATTTAAACAACTTTACAAACAAAAGAATCATTCTTTAATTTGTAACAGGAAAACGAACGTCAACAGCTTACAACCACAAAACGATCGAAAATAAAACTGATAGAGTACTAAAACATGAAATGGTGTCATTTTAATGCAAAAGTAAACGGTAGGCAAAACATACGTATAATTTTTTTTAGAGAAAACATGTGGTTGGAGACCTTCCAACCAATCAAAATTACCAAAACTTGATTATTTTCGTAACTGCGGATGGCTTCTGTCATTAAACTTGAGTGCAGTTTGACGATGTCAGGCTCCTATATTATTAGTTTACATGACCACATTTAGTGTTATTACATGCTGCTATTCTGATTGCTAGAAATATGTTTGTGGTTTGAAATAAAAAAGGTCATTTTATTGAAAAAAAATTAGAATGCCATTTCAAGTGGAACAAAGCTTACAAGTTACAAGTACAGCAAAAAGGGCATAGTTGTTCACTGTTCACCCTACAGATCTACAGTATACATTTACATGACAATATTTAGAGAAAAAATATGAATCTGTAGCTGAAGAGAGCGGGATACATTGGCTCAATTCACCTGCAAATTATGGTTTTTAATTGCTAAATGTGGGTTCCGGGGGGGTAATAGGTTAGACCAGAGCTCCATATCAAATCACAAGCATGGTAATTACTGCTGCAACAAAAAAACGATATATGAGCTAAGAGATCTTGACATCTACACTCTACGTATATGTCCTACACAACTATTACCCAATGTAAACCCTGCAAATAGACAATTACCACTCTTAAAAATATTAATCAAGTTCCTGTCAGTCAAAAGCCACCACATCTTAGTCTCTCTGCTACATTCACTCTAATCGCTCTCCCACCCAGAAAATGCAACCAACAAATACACACCGTGTTAAAACATAGTATTACAATGCGAGTTTCGAGGCCGAAATGGAGTATTCCAAAAAGGTAAAAAGTAATGCAATACATGTCGATCAAGATTCTCAATAGTATCATTCATTTCACTATCAGGACGCCATTGACACAAACCCAAAACCACGAGATCCCCACTCTCCCTGTCGGAAACAATGCATGAATTGACCACCTTCTCGTGTTGTGTTCTCTGAAA encodes:
- the LOC110925527 gene encoding probable xyloglucan endotransglucosylase/hydrolase protein 28 is translated as MDSFHMMFVMLCSVFVVVHGFSRNDDLPILSFDEGYSKLFGDDNLMVFDDRKSVQLSLDERTGSGFVSQDLYFHGFFSASIKLPADYTAGVVVAFYMSNGDIFEKNHDEIDFEFLGNIRGKEWRIQTNIYGNGSTVVGREERYGLWFDPTDDFHRYSILWTHTHIIFYVDDVAIREIKRTESMGGDFPSKPMTLYATIWDASEWATNGGKYKVNYKYAPYIAEFSNFILHGCAVDPIELTSFKCETTPNLNTVPTGITPSQRAKMESFRKKHMQYSYCYDKIRYKTPPSECVFNPKEAKRLKKFDPVTFGSGHNHHHGKRYRRSRSPTQSI